From a region of the Paeniglutamicibacter cryotolerans genome:
- the mnmA gene encoding tRNA 2-thiouridine(34) synthase MnmA, with amino-acid sequence MKVLAAMSGGVDSAVAAARAVDAGHEVVGVHLALSRMPGTLRTGSRGCCTVEDSNDAWRACDVLGIPYYVWDFSERFKEEVVDDFVSEYAAGRTPNPCMRCNERIKFAALLEKAIALGFDAVCTGHYAKVITDAEGNPELHRAADWAKDQSYVLGVLTHEQLSHSMFPLADTPSKAEVRAEAESRGLSVANKPDSHDICFIPDGDTRGWLEERIEMTEGDIVDPEGNKMGTHPGANAFTVGQRRGLKLGTPAADGKPRFVLEIRPKENKVIVGPEALLAVDLLRGIKVSWAGLPIAEAGTGEEFDCMVQVRAHGDPVDARARVLIGEDGKPEMVASLLEPMRGVAPGQTMVVYQGTRVLGQATLDTARSTAWDPSAVS; translated from the coding sequence ATGAAGGTATTGGCAGCAATGAGTGGCGGGGTCGACTCCGCCGTCGCGGCGGCGCGCGCCGTCGATGCCGGCCACGAGGTGGTCGGCGTGCACCTGGCCCTGTCCCGGATGCCCGGCACGCTGCGCACCGGTTCGCGCGGCTGCTGTACGGTCGAGGACTCCAACGATGCCTGGCGCGCCTGCGACGTGCTGGGGATCCCGTATTACGTGTGGGACTTCTCCGAGCGGTTCAAGGAAGAGGTCGTCGATGACTTCGTCTCCGAGTACGCCGCCGGGCGCACACCGAACCCGTGCATGCGCTGTAACGAGCGGATCAAGTTCGCCGCGCTGCTGGAAAAGGCGATAGCGCTGGGCTTCGACGCGGTCTGCACCGGGCACTACGCCAAGGTCATCACCGATGCCGAGGGCAACCCCGAGCTGCACCGCGCCGCGGACTGGGCCAAGGACCAGTCCTACGTGCTGGGAGTGCTTACCCATGAACAGCTGAGCCACTCGATGTTCCCGCTGGCCGACACCCCCTCCAAGGCGGAGGTTCGTGCCGAGGCCGAGAGCCGCGGCTTGTCCGTGGCGAACAAGCCCGACAGCCACGACATCTGTTTCATCCCCGACGGGGACACCCGCGGTTGGCTCGAAGAGCGCATCGAGATGACCGAGGGCGACATCGTCGATCCAGAGGGCAACAAGATGGGTACCCACCCCGGGGCCAATGCCTTCACCGTCGGCCAGCGCCGCGGCCTGAAGCTCGGCACCCCCGCGGCGGACGGCAAGCCGCGCTTCGTATTGGAAATCCGGCCGAAGGAAAACAAGGTCATCGTGGGCCCCGAGGCACTGCTGGCGGTGGACCTGTTGCGCGGAATCAAGGTCTCCTGGGCCGGGCTGCCCATCGCCGAAGCCGGAACTGGCGAGGAGTTCGACTGCATGGTGCAGGTCCGCGCGCACGGCGATCCGGTGGACGCCCGGGCGCGCGTTCTCATCGGCGAAGACGGGAAGCCCGAAATGGTGGCCAGCCTGCTCGAGCCGATGCGCGGCGTGGCGCCGGGCCAGACCATGGTCGTCTACCAGGGCACCCGCGTGCTGGGCCAGGCGACGCTGGACACCGCACGCAGCACCGCCTGGGATCCGAGCGCCGTTTCCTAA
- a CDS encoding chorismate mutase produces the protein MTEQTEPRTDGIDYDPAASSLTGQVDQGVLEELLAIRSSIDNFDATLVYLLAERFKATQRVGHLKAQYNLPAGDPGREASQIKRLRTLADEAHLDPEFAEKFLNFIISEVILHHQAISAFHSTGGETS, from the coding sequence ATGACAGAGCAGACGGAACCACGGACCGATGGCATCGACTACGACCCGGCCGCCAGCTCCCTGACCGGCCAGGTCGACCAGGGAGTCCTCGAGGAGCTCCTGGCGATCCGCAGCAGCATCGACAACTTCGATGCGACGTTGGTTTACCTGCTGGCCGAACGCTTCAAGGCCACACAGCGCGTCGGCCATCTCAAGGCCCAATACAACCTGCCGGCAGGTGACCCGGGCCGGGAGGCCTCGCAGATCAAGCGCCTGCGGACCCTGGCCGACGAGGCCCACCTCGATCCCGAATTCGCCGAGAAGTTCCTGAACTTCATCATCAGCGAAGTCATCCTGCACCACCAGGCGATCTCCGCATTCCACTCCACCGGGGGCGAAACATCCTAG
- a CDS encoding DUF58 domain-containing protein — protein MFLTRRGFLLACALVVVPLSFPGWASFWVALGLLATLLLADLLLAPSPKSVLVERQLPRTARLGEEATATVLLRNPTPRAMRGLLSDGWPPAAGLPWTGSEATGMLVELPAGQRRAFASVLRPTRRGDISTAHLTLRLGGPLGLAARQATLPAPGTLTVLPPFNARRQLASKLQKLRELDGRAAVQIRGAGTEFDSLRDYVRGDDVRSIDWRATARQQNVAVRTWRPERDRRVVLVLDTSRTSAARIEDEPRLDTGMEACLLLAVLAERGGDRVEFLAYDRRPRARVSSTAKGNLLGHLVEAMATLEPELIEADFSRLPAQVRQLCGQHSLLVLVTALDPGSVEEGLLPVLPALASRHTVVIAAVRDPELERWRHRRDGAEQVYRAGAVERSLQVREALKNELRSLGAEVVDATPHELPGALADCYIRLKATGRL, from the coding sequence ATGTTCCTGACCCGTCGCGGATTCCTGCTCGCCTGCGCCTTGGTGGTGGTGCCGCTGTCCTTCCCCGGTTGGGCCTCCTTCTGGGTGGCACTGGGACTGTTGGCCACGCTGCTGCTGGCCGACCTGCTGCTGGCTCCGTCGCCGAAGTCGGTGCTGGTGGAGCGCCAACTGCCGCGGACGGCCCGGCTGGGCGAGGAAGCCACGGCGACCGTGCTGCTGCGCAACCCGACGCCCCGGGCCATGCGCGGGTTGCTGTCCGACGGCTGGCCGCCGGCGGCCGGGCTCCCCTGGACCGGGTCGGAGGCCACCGGGATGCTGGTGGAGCTTCCTGCCGGGCAGCGCCGGGCCTTCGCCTCGGTGCTGCGCCCGACCCGGCGCGGGGACATCTCCACCGCGCACCTGACCCTGCGCCTGGGTGGTCCGCTCGGGCTCGCGGCACGGCAGGCGACGCTGCCGGCACCTGGTACGCTCACGGTCCTTCCACCGTTTAATGCGCGCCGCCAGCTGGCCTCGAAACTGCAGAAGCTGCGCGAGCTCGACGGCAGGGCAGCCGTGCAGATCCGCGGCGCCGGTACCGAGTTCGATTCGCTGCGCGACTACGTGCGCGGCGATGACGTACGCTCCATCGACTGGCGCGCCACGGCACGGCAGCAGAACGTGGCGGTGCGCACCTGGCGCCCCGAACGCGACCGCAGGGTCGTGCTGGTCCTTGACACCTCCCGCACCTCGGCGGCCCGGATCGAGGACGAGCCGCGCCTGGACACCGGCATGGAGGCCTGCCTGCTGCTGGCGGTGCTGGCCGAGCGCGGCGGGGACCGGGTCGAGTTCCTGGCCTACGACCGCCGCCCGCGGGCCCGGGTCAGTTCCACCGCCAAGGGCAACTTGCTCGGGCACCTGGTGGAGGCCATGGCCACGCTGGAACCCGAACTCATCGAGGCCGACTTTTCGCGCCTTCCCGCCCAGGTCCGCCAGCTCTGCGGGCAGCATTCGCTGCTGGTACTGGTGACGGCGCTGGATCCCGGGTCCGTCGAGGAGGGACTGCTCCCGGTGCTTCCGGCGTTGGCATCCCGGCATACGGTGGTGATTGCCGCCGTGCGGGATCCGGAGCTCGAACGCTGGCGCCATCGGCGCGACGGCGCCGAGCAGGTCTATCGGGCCGGTGCGGTGGAACGCTCGCTGCAGGTGCGCGAGGCGCTGAAGAACGAACTGCGCTCCCTGGGCGCCGAAGTGGTCGATGCCACCCCGCACGAGCTGCCCGGAGCGCTGGCCGATTGCTACATCCGGCTCAAGGCCACCGGCAGGTTGTAG
- a CDS encoding cysteine desulfurase family protein: MPTTPIYLDHAATTPMASTALAAMTRELAATGNPSSLHGAGRRAHRVMEEAREQLAAAAGAHPSEVIFTSGGTESDNLAIKGLYWNRRTEDPARTRILCCTIEHHAVLDTVEWLVSAQGAEVTWLPVDANGVINLEVLAREIAADPGSVALVTCMWANNEVGSIQPIERVVALAEPHGIPVHSDAVQAFTAVPLSFSDSGLATMAVSGHKIGGPVGIGALLVRRNVVLTPVNHGGGHERALRSGTLNAAAATGFATAAREAATHLSVEAERLSRLRDTLISAVTALVPEAVLNGTPDPEHAGLRLPGNAHFTFPGCEGDSLLFVLDMLGVHSSTGSACTAGVPRPSHVLLAMGRDEETARGSQRFSLGHSTTAEDIDTLAAALPEAYARARKAGMAGQMSSIQTAGTGFSR; encoded by the coding sequence GTGCCAACGACCCCCATTTACCTGGACCACGCCGCGACCACGCCGATGGCGTCGACGGCGCTGGCGGCGATGACCCGGGAACTTGCGGCCACCGGCAACCCGTCATCGCTGCACGGTGCCGGGCGGCGCGCCCACCGCGTCATGGAAGAGGCCCGCGAACAGCTCGCCGCGGCCGCGGGCGCCCACCCCTCCGAGGTCATCTTCACCTCCGGTGGCACCGAGTCCGACAACCTGGCGATCAAGGGCCTGTACTGGAACCGCCGGACGGAGGACCCCGCCCGCACCCGTATCCTGTGCTGCACCATCGAACACCACGCGGTGCTCGACACCGTCGAATGGCTCGTCTCCGCACAGGGAGCCGAGGTCACTTGGCTGCCGGTCGACGCGAACGGGGTCATCAACCTGGAGGTCCTGGCCCGCGAGATAGCAGCCGACCCCGGTAGCGTCGCGCTGGTGACCTGCATGTGGGCCAACAACGAGGTCGGCAGCATCCAGCCGATCGAGCGGGTCGTCGCGCTCGCCGAACCCCACGGCATCCCGGTGCATTCGGACGCCGTCCAGGCCTTCACCGCCGTCCCGCTCTCCTTCTCCGATTCCGGGCTGGCCACCATGGCGGTCAGCGGACACAAGATCGGCGGGCCGGTGGGCATCGGCGCGCTTTTAGTGCGCCGCAATGTGGTGTTGACACCGGTCAACCACGGGGGCGGCCACGAGCGCGCACTGCGCTCTGGCACCCTGAACGCGGCGGCGGCCACCGGCTTCGCCACGGCGGCCCGGGAGGCGGCCACGCACCTTTCCGTCGAGGCCGAACGCCTTTCCAGATTGCGCGATACGTTGATTTCCGCTGTCACCGCGCTGGTCCCCGAGGCAGTCCTGAACGGCACCCCGGATCCCGAGCATGCAGGGCTGCGCCTTCCGGGCAACGCGCACTTCACCTTCCCCGGGTGCGAGGGCGATTCGCTGCTCTTCGTACTTGACATGCTCGGTGTCCATTCGTCCACCGGCTCGGCCTGCACTGCCGGGGTCCCGCGGCCCTCGCACGTGCTGCTGGCCATGGGCAGGGACGAGGAGACGGCCCGCGGTTCGCAACGCTTCAGCCTGGGGCATAGCACCACTGCGGAAGACATAGACACACTCGCTGCGGCACTTCCCGAAGCATATGCGCGGGCCAGGAAGGCCGGCATGGCAGGGCAAATGAGCAGCATCCAAACGGCAGGAACAGGGTTTTCACGATGA
- a CDS encoding DUF4129 domain-containing protein, protein MIPFPFLSDPLNPDGFRPNGQEADRLLQEELMRAEYASGVPQLLRDFLEARLRELLDFLHEFDAMTSTPGKIMLLVLAMILAVLCAVFVRVRRSHRIEEPGYDLGLVPELTCAGYRARATAAAAAGNNALACLESFRAMVRLAEERTVLGTQPGRTAFEAATALMPAFPAQAQRLCAAAAFFNELRYGQHEASTADYARLRDLDAALESAIPHIAALPAPAATPAAPR, encoded by the coding sequence ATGATCCCGTTCCCCTTCCTGTCCGACCCCCTGAACCCGGACGGCTTCCGCCCCAACGGGCAGGAGGCCGACCGCCTGCTGCAGGAGGAACTCATGCGCGCCGAGTACGCCAGCGGCGTGCCGCAGCTTCTGCGGGACTTCCTCGAGGCCCGTCTGCGCGAGCTGCTCGACTTCCTCCACGAGTTCGACGCCATGACATCGACCCCCGGAAAAATCATGCTGCTGGTGCTGGCAATGATCCTGGCCGTGCTTTGCGCCGTGTTCGTCAGGGTGCGTCGATCCCACCGGATCGAGGAACCCGGGTACGACCTGGGCCTGGTTCCCGAACTCACCTGCGCCGGCTACCGGGCCCGCGCCACTGCCGCTGCGGCGGCAGGCAACAACGCCCTGGCCTGTCTCGAGTCGTTCCGCGCCATGGTGCGCCTGGCCGAGGAACGCACCGTTCTGGGCACCCAGCCCGGACGCACCGCCTTCGAGGCCGCCACGGCGCTGATGCCGGCTTTCCCCGCGCAGGCGCAGCGGCTTTGCGCCGCTGCGGCGTTCTTCAACGAGTTGCGCTACGGGCAGCACGAGGCATCCACCGCCGACTACGCCCGGCTGCGCGATCTGGATGCGGCCCTCGAGTCTGCCATCCCGCACATCGCCGCACTGCCCGCGCCCGCCGCCACCCCGGCGGCACCCCGATGA
- the folP gene encoding dihydropteroate synthase — MYLPELHSPVHRFAHRTLDFRRQVALMAIINRTPDSFYDGGATFSLQAAVGASMRAVQDGADWLDIGGVPFSPGPALSWEEEAERVVPVIEAVRRRSDVIISADTFLPDVAAAAIAAGADVINDTTGLSHPELGRVVADAGVHLVLTHSLAAPRTTYPRPQYDDVVTDVADYLRRKAELARGLGIGADKLIIDPGHDLNKNTLHTLEITARFQEIAALGFPALAAVSNKDFIGETLNLPKHERVAGSLAAATMCIMNGARIVRMHNIPEANSAVRLLEAAMGWREPAYLKHNMGEANEPAHPLTAGKGTGGC, encoded by the coding sequence ATGTATCTTCCCGAGCTGCACTCCCCGGTGCATCGCTTTGCCCATCGCACCCTGGATTTCCGCCGGCAGGTCGCGTTGATGGCGATCATCAACCGCACACCGGACAGCTTCTACGACGGCGGTGCGACGTTTTCGCTGCAGGCGGCCGTGGGTGCCTCGATGCGGGCGGTCCAGGACGGTGCGGACTGGCTGGACATCGGCGGCGTGCCCTTCTCCCCCGGGCCAGCACTGTCCTGGGAGGAGGAGGCGGAGCGGGTCGTGCCGGTCATCGAGGCCGTACGCCGGCGCTCGGACGTGATCATCTCGGCCGACACGTTCCTGCCCGATGTCGCCGCCGCCGCGATTGCCGCCGGAGCCGACGTCATCAACGACACCACCGGCCTGAGCCATCCGGAGTTGGGCCGGGTCGTCGCCGATGCCGGGGTCCACCTGGTGCTCACCCATTCACTGGCGGCCCCGCGCACCACCTACCCGCGCCCTCAATACGACGACGTGGTCACCGACGTGGCGGACTACCTGCGCCGCAAGGCCGAGCTCGCCAGGGGCCTGGGCATCGGGGCGGACAAACTGATCATCGACCCGGGCCACGACCTGAATAAGAACACCCTGCACACCCTGGAGATCACCGCCCGCTTCCAGGAGATCGCCGCACTGGGCTTCCCTGCCCTAGCCGCCGTCTCCAACAAGGACTTCATCGGCGAGACGCTGAACCTGCCCAAGCACGAACGGGTTGCCGGCTCGCTCGCCGCAGCCACCATGTGCATCATGAACGGGGCCCGGATCGTGAGGATGCATAACATCCCGGAGGCCAACTCGGCGGTCCGGCTGCTGGAGGCGGCCATGGGCTGGCGCGAACCGGCCTACCTGAAGCACAACATGGGCGAGGCCAACGAGCCGGCACACCCGTTGACCGCCGGGAAGGGCACCGGCGGATGCTGA
- a CDS encoding AAA family ATPase, with protein MPVPPPSPAVAGDESSERARDALLKVRREVAKAVVGQDATVTGLLIALLTPGHVLLEGVPGVAKTLLVRSLSAALSLDTKRVQFTPDLMPGDVTGSLVYDASTSAFSFREGPVFTNLMLADEINRTPPKTQASLLEAMEERQVSVDGVTRALPEPFIVAATQNPVEYEGTYPLPEAQLDRFLLKLTMDLPERKDEIEIIRRHALGFDPRNLAAAGVRAVASAADLADARVAVSKVSIAPEVLAYIVDIVRATRSAPSFQMGVSPRGATALLNTSRAWAWLSGRDFVTPDDVKVLAPPCLRHRVALRPEAQMDGVNADDVLASILATVPVPR; from the coding sequence CTGCCAGTGCCACCCCCCTCTCCCGCGGTCGCTGGCGACGAGAGCTCCGAACGGGCCCGGGACGCCCTACTGAAGGTGCGCCGCGAGGTTGCCAAGGCCGTCGTCGGGCAGGATGCCACCGTCACGGGCTTGCTGATCGCACTACTCACCCCCGGGCACGTGCTGCTCGAGGGCGTGCCCGGTGTGGCCAAGACCCTCCTGGTGCGCAGCCTCAGCGCCGCCCTGAGCCTGGACACCAAGCGCGTGCAGTTCACCCCGGACCTGATGCCCGGTGACGTGACCGGTTCGCTGGTCTACGACGCCAGCACCTCGGCCTTCAGCTTCCGCGAGGGCCCGGTCTTCACCAACCTGATGCTCGCCGACGAGATCAACCGCACCCCGCCCAAGACCCAGGCCTCGCTGCTTGAGGCCATGGAGGAGCGCCAGGTCTCCGTCGACGGCGTCACCCGGGCGCTGCCCGAACCGTTCATCGTCGCCGCCACGCAAAACCCGGTCGAATACGAGGGCACCTACCCGCTGCCCGAGGCCCAGCTGGACCGCTTCCTGCTGAAGCTGACCATGGACCTGCCCGAACGAAAGGACGAGATTGAGATCATCCGCCGGCACGCGCTCGGCTTCGACCCGCGCAATCTCGCGGCCGCCGGGGTACGGGCCGTGGCGTCCGCCGCCGATCTGGCCGATGCCCGGGTCGCCGTATCGAAGGTGAGCATCGCCCCGGAGGTGCTGGCCTACATCGTCGACATCGTGCGGGCCACCCGTTCGGCCCCGAGCTTCCAAATGGGCGTCTCCCCGCGTGGTGCCACGGCGCTGCTGAACACCTCGCGGGCCTGGGCCTGGCTCAGCGGCCGGGACTTCGTGACGCCCGACGACGTGAAGGTGCTGGCCCCGCCGTGCCTTCGCCACCGGGTGGCGTTGCGGCCCGAGGCGCAGATGGACGGCGTGAATGCCGACGACGTGCTGGCGTCGATCCTGGCCACCGTCCCGGTTCCGCGCTGA
- a CDS encoding pyrimidine reductase family protein, which yields MLNRLYPATATATAVDDETLLHWYAPPAGSDPFVRFNFVSSLDGSATHAGLSGALGGPGDKRVFSLLRRHAEVILVGAGTIRAEGYAGELLDAPGQAWRASQGMAAHPRLAVVSGSLDLDPDGELFSASPHRVLVLGSPGAAAARRRALSRVAEVIDCPTDGDELTPAGIVAVLSGLGLRMIHSEGGPRLFASFQGAGLVDSLCLSLAPKLAGGSGRRIASGPSRPELIPLSLRLLLEQDGELLAEYRRP from the coding sequence ATGCTGAACCGGCTCTACCCGGCCACGGCCACGGCCACGGCCGTCGACGATGAGACACTTCTCCACTGGTATGCGCCGCCAGCGGGATCGGATCCGTTCGTGCGTTTCAACTTCGTTTCGTCCCTGGACGGATCCGCTACCCACGCCGGGCTCTCCGGCGCCCTGGGCGGGCCGGGTGACAAACGGGTCTTTTCCCTGCTGCGCCGCCATGCCGAGGTGATCCTGGTGGGCGCCGGGACCATCCGTGCCGAGGGCTATGCCGGGGAACTGCTCGATGCCCCCGGGCAGGCGTGGCGCGCCTCCCAGGGGATGGCGGCCCACCCGCGCCTGGCCGTGGTGTCCGGCTCGCTGGACCTGGATCCGGACGGCGAACTCTTTTCAGCTTCCCCTCACCGGGTGCTGGTGCTCGGCTCCCCCGGTGCGGCGGCTGCGCGCCGCAGGGCCCTATCGCGGGTTGCCGAAGTCATCGACTGTCCCACGGACGGGGACGAGTTGACCCCCGCGGGGATCGTTGCCGTGCTGTCCGGACTCGGGCTGCGCATGATCCACTCGGAGGGCGGACCGCGGCTCTTCGCCTCGTTCCAGGGCGCCGGCCTCGTGGACAGCCTCTGCCTGAGCCTCGCCCCGAAACTCGCCGGCGGATCCGGTCGGCGCATCGCTTCCGGCCCTTCCAGGCCGGAGCTGATCCCCCTGTCCCTGCGGCTCCTGCTTGAACAGGACGGTGAACTCCTCGCCGAGTACCGTCGTCCCTGA
- a CDS encoding uroporphyrinogen decarboxylase/cobalamine-independent methonine synthase family protein — MPGNDPIEAARIIRGELGEPNLPHLVELPDRGVGSDQLGRTAGMLLDLHVDVQPHGWRLVDRPGIDHRRAVSALRTDINVLADIVGEEEQPGNSLKLRIMGPATMAAGLYLPAGERALSDYGARRDIADSLAAGAAGHVRDALRTSGLRDITVQVDEPALGDVLAGTIPTASGYRTIRSIPRTEVTGWWATMTAALLEAGATEVVYAPTLAGDEPGKVFDAVFGAGAQGICVPVADLTTLGWEHCAAAVEAGHSLWLGLLTPGLTPPKVTEAVNRVLRPWNQVGLGNASLGSLGLLPTQGLADHSPETVRGVLSRLTQIADALDQVRLES; from the coding sequence ATGCCGGGTAACGACCCCATCGAAGCAGCCCGGATCATCCGCGGGGAACTGGGCGAACCCAACCTCCCGCACCTGGTTGAGCTGCCCGACCGCGGCGTCGGTTCGGATCAGCTGGGCCGCACCGCCGGCATGCTACTTGACCTGCACGTCGACGTGCAGCCGCACGGCTGGCGCCTGGTGGACCGCCCGGGCATCGATCACCGCCGCGCGGTCTCAGCCCTGCGCACCGACATCAACGTCCTAGCCGACATCGTCGGTGAGGAGGAGCAGCCCGGCAACTCGCTGAAGCTGCGCATCATGGGCCCGGCCACGATGGCAGCGGGCCTGTACCTCCCCGCCGGGGAGCGTGCCCTGTCCGATTACGGTGCACGGCGCGACATAGCGGATTCGCTGGCGGCCGGTGCCGCCGGACATGTGCGCGATGCGCTCCGCACCAGCGGGCTGAGGGACATCACCGTACAGGTCGACGAGCCGGCCCTGGGCGACGTCCTGGCCGGAACCATCCCCACCGCCAGCGGGTACCGGACCATCCGCTCCATCCCGCGCACCGAGGTCACCGGCTGGTGGGCCACGATGACGGCGGCACTGCTGGAGGCCGGGGCCACCGAGGTCGTTTATGCTCCAACCCTGGCGGGCGACGAGCCCGGCAAGGTGTTCGATGCAGTCTTCGGTGCCGGCGCCCAGGGCATCTGCGTGCCGGTCGCGGACCTGACCACGCTCGGCTGGGAGCACTGCGCGGCGGCCGTGGAGGCCGGACACTCGCTCTGGCTGGGGTTGCTGACACCCGGGCTGACCCCGCCGAAGGTGACCGAGGCCGTCAACCGGGTGCTGCGCCCGTGGAACCAGGTCGGGCTGGGCAATGCATCGCTCGGCTCACTCGGGCTGTTGCCGACCCAGGGCCTGGCCGACCACTCTCCGGAAACCGTGCGTGGCGTCCTGTCCCGGCTCACGCAGATCGCCGACGCGCTGGACCAGGTCCGGCTCGAATCCTGA
- a CDS encoding DUF4350 domain-containing protein, with protein MSAPQTPATAPAKPVPARQRLRRPGGLFWILLLVAMLASGLLTMILSPASSERSLSPVNPAPRGAQAVARVLADKGVAVVQPDSLNTAIAALEAADGRATLLLHDPDGLLGPEQLNQLAAAAPRTVLVEPGAAALAAFAPGVTPADGTRDSRIVSASCAMPLAEAAPLLQATGRLYTGPLGCYPVPGTSGHPVVFSATATVLGSTSYLANRDIRGQGHSALALWTLGQEPQLIWYQPEFAELTADMPAPNPFLLLPGWFGPVMAWTLLMGLLAMFWRGRRLGPLVPERLPVVVPAAELIDGRARLYAHGRALDAVAANLRSGALTRMAHHYRLGTGAGVHQIIAAAEHAGVRTGPELDLLLNPAITSEQHLVAWANDLAQLEKEIGSP; from the coding sequence ATGAGCGCTCCGCAGACCCCGGCCACGGCCCCGGCGAAGCCCGTTCCCGCCCGACAGCGGCTCCGCCGACCGGGCGGCCTGTTCTGGATCCTGCTTTTGGTGGCCATGCTGGCATCCGGGCTGCTCACCATGATCCTTTCCCCCGCATCCAGCGAGCGGAGCCTGAGCCCGGTGAACCCCGCTCCGCGCGGTGCCCAGGCGGTGGCCCGGGTACTGGCGGACAAAGGAGTCGCGGTGGTGCAACCGGACTCGCTCAACACGGCCATCGCCGCGCTGGAAGCGGCCGACGGCCGGGCCACGCTGCTGCTGCACGATCCCGATGGCCTTTTGGGCCCCGAGCAGCTCAACCAGCTTGCCGCGGCGGCACCGCGCACCGTCCTGGTTGAACCGGGGGCAGCGGCCTTGGCTGCCTTTGCCCCCGGCGTCACCCCGGCCGACGGGACCAGAGATTCCCGGATCGTGTCCGCATCCTGTGCCATGCCGCTGGCCGAGGCGGCTCCGCTGCTCCAAGCCACGGGTCGGCTCTACACCGGTCCACTGGGCTGTTACCCGGTCCCCGGCACCTCCGGCCACCCTGTCGTCTTCTCCGCAACAGCCACTGTCCTGGGTTCCACCTCCTACCTGGCCAACCGCGACATCCGCGGCCAGGGCCACTCGGCCTTGGCCCTCTGGACGCTTGGCCAGGAGCCACAGCTCATCTGGTACCAGCCCGAGTTCGCAGAACTGACGGCAGATATGCCGGCACCGAATCCGTTCCTGCTGCTCCCGGGCTGGTTCGGCCCGGTGATGGCCTGGACGCTGTTGATGGGGCTGCTGGCGATGTTCTGGCGTGGGCGCCGGTTGGGACCCCTGGTCCCCGAAAGGCTGCCCGTGGTGGTGCCCGCGGCGGAACTCATCGACGGGCGGGCCCGGCTCTACGCCCACGGCAGGGCATTGGATGCCGTGGCGGCCAACCTGCGCTCCGGCGCGCTGACCCGCATGGCGCACCACTACCGCCTCGGCACCGGGGCCGGCGTCCATCAGATCATCGCCGCCGCCGAGCATGCCGGGGTCCGCACCGGCCCGGAACTCGACCTACTGCTCAACCCGGCCATCACCAGCGAACAGCACCTGGTGGCGTGGGCCAACGACCTCGCACAACTGGAAAAGGAAATCGGATCCCCGTGA